GTAGATATAATCTTTCCCTCCCTGTTGCGTTTAAAAGGGCCCCCCTTGGGAGGCCCTAGGTCGCTTAGTTTTCACTGTAGCTCTCGTGGGTTATCACTAGGGTACCTCTAAAAACTCTAATTCTCGGAGAGACCGTCCCGACGGAGCCCATTTGAGCCCGTATAATCGACATGCCGTCGTGTAGTCGAATGGGGCGACAGGACGTCGCCCCAAGCCGAGGGGGCACAGGACGTGCCCTCCGAGGCGGTTCGTACGGAACAGGCAGGTCGAGTATACGCCTGGGCGAAACAGGGCGTAGGCGGGACGATCTCTCCGAGGAGACTCGAATGTGATTTGTTAGAGATGCCCTTTAGGGTAGTTCCTATTATAGTCGGAGAGTTATCCAAATAGCCATATCCCTAGCGTAGCTAAAGCATCCCAAGGGTCAATCTGTGTTCCACGGTGCCCATTATGTGGTTTTCCATGGCCTCTTTAGCCCTGAGTCCATCTCTGTCCTCTATGGCTTTTACTATCTTTTCGTGCTCCTCGGAGCTTTTGTGTCGTCCAGCTCTCCTCCTCGCCACGTACTCCTCGCTGCCGACGTCCAATATATAATATGGGGAATAATAAAATGTGTAGAGGGAGGACCTCCTGTATAGCTGTATGAAATGCCTTTGAAAATAATGATTATTACTTATTAGGATTATCTTTTGGTGAAACCTGTCGTTTAGGTCGGCAAAGACGCTTTTTCTCTCGTTGCCGTAAAGTTCGACAAAGCGATTTTCCTGATCGACTATATCCCTGAGCTCTTTTACGTCTTCCTCGGTTCCCCAGGAAGCCGCCAGCTCGGTGGCCTTGCCCTCCAATGTGGCCCGGGCCACGAATACCTGCATTAAATCTTCTTTGTCGAGGGTAGGGATTCGATATCCCTTTTGCCCTTTTATCCTCTCCAGAACTCCCTCAGCTATAAGCCTACCTAGGGCCTGGCGGATAGGGGTCCGGCTAAGACCTATTTTTTCCACCAGATCGGGCTCGTAAAGCCTTTCTCCTGGTGCTACTTGGTGGTCGACTATAAGGTCTATAATCGCGCTGAAAGCCTGTTCGTCGGCCTTGCCTGCCATACAGGATCTACTCTCCTTTCGTGGCTCCAAAGCAAATGGATTCAAAAACGGATACATTCTAATAATAAAGACTTATCCTCGAGATGTCAAGAAAGGCCGAGGACACCGACGTCCTCGGCCTTATCGCCGCTAAAATCCTGCCGATCCTCCTAAGGAGATCAGCGACCCCGCCCATCTTCTCATGTCGTCCATACCTCTGCCCTCTATCCTGATCGTCCTGCCGTCCAACCTGGTCGTCCCTGGGACCTCCGCACAGTCAGCCTGAGATGTATAGTGAAAGGTTATGTCCAGACGGAAGGAGCCGTCTCCGGTGTCCATAACCGGTGCCTGCCCTTGAGCTATCCGTCTCACCGCCTTGGATGCCCTCTCATTCCCTCCATCATACCCAATTGCTTAGGGTTGCCGGATATTATCCTGAGCCTGCCCTCGCTTCCAGGCATGCTCTCCGGGGAAAGGTTGATCATCCTGTCGTGGGCGTCGTTTACGATGATCTCCTCCGCTCCTCCGTCGAAGGCCCCCTCTATGGCCGCCAAAAGATCGTGGGTCTGCATGGCCCTGCCGTAGCCGTATTCGACGTCGGAGTTTCTGACCTGCTCCGATCTGACGATCCCTGTAGCTCCCTCCATGTCAACGCTCATATAGATTTTCACTTAAGTCACCTCGTCGTGAGTGATATGGATCC
The genomic region above belongs to Dethiosulfovibrio salsuginis and contains:
- a CDS encoding M55 family metallopeptidase; translation: MKIYMSVDMEGATGIVRSEQVRNSDVEYGYGRAMQTHDLLAAIEGAFDGGAEEIIVNDAHDRMINLSPESMPGSEGRLRIISGNPKQLGMMEGMRGHPRR
- a CDS encoding GntR family transcriptional regulator, yielding MAGKADEQAFSAIIDLIVDHQVAPGERLYEPDLVEKIGLSRTPIRQALGRLIAEGVLERIKGQKGYRIPTLDKEDLMQVFVARATLEGKATELAASWGTEEDVKELRDIVDQENRFVELYGNERKSVFADLNDRFHQKIILISNNHYFQRHFIQLYRRSSLYTFYYSPYYILDVGSEEYVARRRAGRHKSSEEHEKIVKAIEDRDGLRAKEAMENHIMGTVEHRLTLGML